A stretch of Ipomoea triloba cultivar NCNSP0323 chromosome 11, ASM357664v1 DNA encodes these proteins:
- the LOC115996563 gene encoding probable folate-biopterin transporter 3 yields the protein MGQDEAFLLEGQSQKERKSNDGMMNLTWRWRPFDWFRKLSDVLHWSFVLSVVIVYGINQGLSLGLSRISIQYYMKDEQKLQPSEAQIFTGIISLPWIVKPLWGLLTDILPIAGYRRRPYFILAGSLSVIAMLTLSMNQLRIELALLCLMAGSAGVAIADVIIDACVTENSISHPSLAGDMQSLCGGSSSVGQLIGYMISGFLVHLIGSKGVFGILSMPPSLVVLVGIMIREKFTPSGTYRRVSHKFADAGKAMVMALKCKTIWRPCLYMYISLAVSVHIHEGMFYWYTDAKDGPSFSQEVVGSISSVGAVGSLLGVLLYHNAFRHHPFRRVLFWSQLLFGASGLLDLILVSRINLKFGIPDYFVAVSDAAITHMIARLKWMPLLVLSSKLCPSGIEGTFFALLMSIDHVGMLSASWAGGFLLHVFNVTRTQFDNLGIVVVVRSLLRVLPIGLLFLVPSSDPNASILPTEMLPTKKGEDSAKTDNMEMSSLINTVDQTLAKE from the exons ATGGGGCAAGACGAGGCCTTTCTCCTTGAGGGTCAATCCCAGAAGGAGAGGAAGTCAAATGATGGAATGATGAATTTGACTTGGAGGTGGAGGCCGTTTGATTGGTTTAGGAAGCTGAGTGATGTTCTGCATTGGAGCTTTGTTTTGTCTGTGGTGATTGTGTATGGAATCAATCAAGGGTTGAGTTTGGGTTTGAGTAGGATTAGTATACAGTACTATATGAAGGATGAGCAGAAGTTACAGCCCTCTGAAGCTCAGATTTTTACTGGGATTATATCTCTGCCTTGGATTGTTAAGCCTCTCTGGGGTCTGCTTACTGATATTCTTCCCATTGCTGGATATAGAAGAAGGCCTTACTTCATTCTTGCTG GTTCCCTCAGTGTCATTGCCATGCTTACCCTGTCGATGAACCAGTTACGGATCGAACTTGCTTTGTTATGCTTAATGGCTGGCAGTGCTGGGGTTGCAATAGCAGATGTGATTATTGATGCCTGTGTAACAGAGAACAGCATAAGCCATCCGTCTCTAGCTGGTGACATGCAAAGCTTATGCGGAGGGAGCTCTTCAGTAGGACAACTAATTGGGTATATGATCAGTGGCTTTTTAGTTCATCTAATTGGATCAAAG GGAGTGTTTGGAATTCTGAGTATGCCACCTTCTCTAGTTGTTTTGGTAGGAATCATGATACGAGAAAAGTTTACGCCTTCTGGGACCTACAGAAGA GTTAGCCACAAGTTTGCTGATGCTGGTAAGGCTATGGTGATGGCACTGAAATGCAAGACTATTTGGAGACCATGCTTGTACATGTATATTTCTCTTGCAGTGAGTGTGCACATTCATGAGGGAATGTTTTATTGGTACACTGATGCAAAGGATGGCCCGTCCTTCTCTCAG GAAGTTGTAGGGTCCATATCCTCTGTTGGCGCGGTGGGCTCACTTCTTGGGGTTCTTCTCTATCACAACGCTTTTAGGCACCACCCGTTTCGTCGTGTTCTTTTCTGGTCTCAATTGCTGTTCGGTGCTTCAGGATTGCTGGATTTAATATTGGTATCAcgaataaatttgaaatttggcaTCCCCGATTACTTTGTTGCTGTGAGTGATGCAGCCATCACTCATATGATTGCGCGTCTCAAATGGATGCCTCTTCTTGTACTTAGTTCAAAGCTTTGCCCTTCGGGCATAGAAGGAACCTTTTTTGCTCTGCTTATGTCAATTGATCACGTTGGCATGCTCTCGGCGTCTTGGGCTGGAGGCTTTTTACTTCACGTCTTTAATGTTACTCGCACACAATTTGACAACCTCGGGATAGTCGTTGTGGTTAGGAGTTTATTGAGAGTCCTGCCAATAGGGCTTTTGTTTTTGGTGCCCAGCAGCGACCCGAATGCTTCCATCCTCCCAACCGAAATGTTGCCGACTAAGAAGGGTGAAGATTCAGCAAAAACTGATAATATGGAAATGTCCTCACTTATCAACACCGTTGACCAGACTTTAGCCAAGGAATGA
- the LOC115996564 gene encoding aspartyl protease family protein At5g10770 encodes MSLWSSSFLGFLLLLLVLTTSCDAVDSYGEKQVVFPLKKLQSRTWRKGYNLNPTCSSQKSRKENGATILEMKHKGLCSGAIKNWEEWQQKSLADDEIRVRSIQSHIKNSISRKKIEGDSAQAQTPITSGLKLQTLNYIVSISIGSRNMTVIVDTGSDLTWVQCQPCRSCYSQPQPLFNPSLSPSYLSVPCNASACQSLQFATGNLGLCGGNASVCSYSVSYGDGSYTNGELGRDHLVLGTTKVEGFVFGCGRNNKGLFGLASGLMGLGRSDVSLISQTKDVFGGVFSYCLPSTEADDSGSLVFGANPSVFKNTTPISYAAMLQNPQLYSFYTLNLTGTSVGGVQVQTSGSGSTNGIILDSGTVITRLPPSTYKAVKAEFLKQFSGYPVAPGFSILDTCFDLSAYDEVNIPTVKLHFDGGAAELSVDATGIFYFARRDASQVCLALASLAYEAEIGIIGNYQQRNTRVIYDTKNSHVGFAKETCSFM; translated from the exons ATGTCATTGTGGTCATCATCATTTCTTGGTTTTCTTCTTCTGCTTCTTGTGCTTACTACTTCCTGTGATGCTGTTGACAGTTATGGAGAGAAACAGGTAGTTTTTCCGTTGAAAAAACTCCAAAGCAGAACATGGAGGAAAGGGTACAACCTTAACCCAACTTGTTCATCCCAGAAATCAA GGAAAGAAAATGGGGCAACCATTTTGGAAATGAAGCACAAGGGCTTGTGTTCTGGGGCAATAAAGAATTGGGAAGAATGGCAGCAGAAAAGCCTGGCAGATGATGAGATTCGGGTTCGATCGATACAATCCCACATCAAGAATTCTATTTCCAGAAAGAAAATTGAGGGGGATTCAGCACAAGCCCAGACACCAATCACTTCTGGTTTAAAACTACAGACTCTAAACTACATTGTGAGCATAAGCATAGGCAGTAGAAACATGACAGTAATTGTTGATACAGGGAGTGATCTGACATGGGTCCAATGCCAGCCTTGCAGATCATGTTATAGTCAACCACAGCCTCTCTTTAACCCCTCACTGTCCCCTTCTTATCTCTCGGTCCCGTGCAATGCGTCGGCCTGTCAGTCTCTGCAGTTTGCGACGGGGAATTTAGGGCTCTGTGGGGGGAACGCGAGCGTGTGTAGCTATTCGGTGAGCTATGGCGATGGATCCTACACGAACGGGGAATTGGGAAGGGACCATTTGGTTCTTGGCACAACTAAAGTTGAGGGTTTTGTGTTTGGGTGTGGGAGGAACAATAAAGGGCTGTTTGGATTAGCCTCAGGGCTGATGGGGCTTGGGAGGAGTGATGTGTCTCTGATTTCTCAGACCAAAGATGTTTTTGGAGGGGTTTTCTCCTACTGCTTACCTTCAACCGAGGCTGATGATTCCGGCTCTCTGGTTTTCGGGGCCAATCCATCGGTTTTCAAGAACACGACGCCCATTTCTTACGCTGCAATGCTTCAGAACCCACAGCTCTACAGCTTCTACACTCTCAACCTCACCGGGACCAGCGTTGGCGGAGTGCAGGTTCAAACCTCCGGCTCTGGCAGCACCAACGGCATCATTCTCGACTCCGGGACTGTCATCACGAGGCTTCCCCCGTCCACCTACAAAGCCGTGAAGGCTGAATTCCTGAAACAGTTCTCGGGCTACCCTGTCGCTCCAGGCTTCTCAATCCTCGACACTTGCTTTGATCTCTCAGCCTACGACGAAGTGAACATTCCCACTGTCAAACTGCACTTTGATGGTGGGGCTGCCGAGCTGAGCGTGGATGCCACCGGGATTTTCTACTTCGCCAGGAGAGACGCTTCTCAGGTCTGTTTGGCCCTGGCAAGCCTCGCCTATGAAGCCGAGATTGGGATTATAGGAAACTATCAGCAGAGGAACACCAGGGTCATCTACGACACGAAAAATTCACACGTCGGGTTTGCAAAAGAGACCTGCAGCTTCATGTAG
- the LOC115996408 gene encoding uncharacterized protein LOC115996408, with product MSLDDKLSSPHRRSQTVFSVSPSYKKLYARGDELGSSWLAMLQRHRFLLTSMSLLAILCTIYLYFAITLGESSSCFGLKGTEKAACLLKSGGAALAKGKLKI from the coding sequence ATGTCTCTTGACGACAAACTATCCTCACCTCACAGGAGGTCACAGACTGTGTTTTCAGTCTCACCGtcgtataaaaaattatatgccCGAGGCGATGAATTAGGGAGCAGCTGGTTGGCAATGCTTCAACGCCACCGGTTCCTTCTAACTTCTATGAGCTTGCTAGCTATTCTTTGCACCATCTATCTCTACTTCGCCATCACTCTTGGCGAGAGTAGCTCCTGCTTCGGGTTGAAGGGCACTGAGAAAGCAGCTTGTCTTTTGAAAAGCGGAGGAGCTGCTCTGGCAAAAGGgaaattgaagatttga
- the LOC115995869 gene encoding uncharacterized protein LOC115995869 — MEPGVHQDKLEEFANWLTSIGDGTIGVDNDGYADFDNPPELLLKSTGDPIATIVKSTFPNFTGANIDESCFNTSAILASTLEVVNEVNEYMSNLTEGERKTYLSSDTTCKGDGSSLVLADVHTPEFLNTIRASGLPNHSLILKVGLPIMLIRNIDHSLGLCNRTRLVVTKLG; from the coding sequence ATGGAACCTGGCGTGCATCAAGACAAATTGGAAGAATTTGCTAATTGGCTAACTTCAATAGGTGATGGTACTATTGGAGTAGATAATGATGGTTACGCTGATTTTGATAACCCACCTGAATTGTTATTGAAGTCAACTGGTGATCCTATTGCCACTATTGTTAAAAGTACATTCCCCAACTTTACTGGTGCAAACATTGATGAAAGTTGTTTTAATACCAGTGCAATTCTAGCATCAACATTAGAGGTGGTCAATGAAGTCAATGAGTATATGTCAAACTTAACCGAAGGTGAAAGAAAGACATATCTAAGTTCTGACACAACGTGTAAAGGAGATGGTTCAAGTTTAGTTCTTGCTGATGTGCATACACCAGAATTCCTAAATACCATAAGAGCATCCGGTCTTCCAAATCATTCTTTGATTTTAAAAGTGGGGTTACCTATAATGTTAATAAGGAACATTGATCATAGTCTTGGATTATGCAATAGAACTAGGTTGGTGGTAACCAAATTAGGCTAA